GAACGCCGCGGAGCAGAACGCCATCTTCTTCGGCCCCGGTGCGACGCACACGCCGCTGAGCACATCTTGCCCGGCAAGATCGACACACGATCCGCTGCCGAGCGCCTCCACCGGCGACCACGCACAGGCCGACACACGGCTAGGCAATTAACCTCGTCACTCCGCAACCAGACAGCGCCATCACGCTGCCGGCAAACTCCGGCTTGCGCCAGCCGCCGCCATGAAGGCCGGCTCGTGCCGGCCACCACCAGCACACCTCCGACGAGGGGAACGGATCTCCTGACGACCTAACCTTGCTCTTGATACCAATTGCTGGCTTTGCCCAGGAACTCTCTCACACTCACGAACACACGATGCCGGCGAGGGAGACGATGAACACAAGAATTTTCGGCGACGAACGCCTGTATATTGGCCTATTATTTCACTGGACTTGGCAAAAGGAAACGGTGGAGTACATAGGCTATTTATCAGCCAGGGGTCACACACATAGGAGCCACGAACTCCCAGCCCGGCCATCTCGCCAAGATTCGCACGATCCTACCCTCAACGTCCTGCATGCTCGTTCCGGACGACTCGGCCACCTCCCGTGCTAACCGGCGCCTCCCTCTGCTCCTAACCTCCTCCTAGGATACTGCAGCCTGGACGCAACAACCATGCATCCGTTCTGCCCCAAGACCTGGACTTCGATTGGCACAGCAGCTCAACTGCATGGCGCcaacacacaacacacacaccAGCAACACATCCATGCATGGCGTGTTTATTCCAACAGAGGGGTTCAGACATCGTGGTGCTCAAGAGAGAACTGGAGGCGCTGCAGAGGGAGAACTCGAGACTGAACAGGCAGATCAAGAGCGAAAAGTTGTCGTCAAGTAAGCAGAAGAGTGACAAGGGCTCCGTCGTGCCGAAAGAGTTAGCCACGGCTACACCAAGTACAGTGCTGGAGGTGTTCAAGGTGGCATCAGCATCGGTGCACGACTTTGCAGAGTTGATTGCTACTAGCATGATGCAGGCATCTTCAGATAACTGTACTGTGAAGGATGCTGCAGTAGAGCAGTCATGGACATGGAGGAGGTGCTCACTTGAGGCGCACCTGTCGCGAACAATGCTCGTCGGTGCCATTATTACCggtactgaagaagaagaagaagaagacggagaTACGAAATGGTTGAAAATGAGTGGTGGTCGCTTCGATCGGATCATGAGGTTCTGCGACCCTCTGGACGCCTTGATGCAGTACCCAATCTCGGGCTTCTCGAGATTCTGCCGGTCAAGGTACCTGGCCGCCGTGCCGGCGGAAACGGAGGCGGCCGTGTTCCGGAACCTGGACCAGCGGGCGTTCGTGGCGCGCGGGAGGACGTGGTTCTACCGGGCGTTCGCGACGATGGCGAGGTCGGCGTGGGCGCTGCGTGCGGCCACGGCAAGGTGCTTAGAGCACGGAGTACACGGTGTCAGAATGTTGTACGCGAGGAGAGGGAGCGAGTACGCCGAGGAGTTGATGGAGAGCGTGGCTGCGCCTGCGTATGGCGTCGGGGAAGGAGAAGGTGACACTGACACGGAGGAGAAGCTTAGCGTTGCCTTCACTGTGACGCCCGGAGTGAAGGTCGGCGCCACGGTGGTGGCGTGCAGGGTGCTTCTCCGTCAGTGTCGTCATCAGGAGGGCTTCCTCCAAATCCAATGACGACTGCGGTTCTTAACTTTTTCTCTTTAAGAAAAAACAAGTACTGTAGTTATGAAGAGCTGTGAGCCTCTGACTTGCATTGAATATTTGcatttaggccgtgtttagtttcccatctttggaattttgaaagggaatctttccatatttgaagtactaaacatagactaatcacaaaactaattatagaactTGTCTTTAAACTACGAGCCAAATCTAATGAGTccaattaatccatcattagagcatgtttactgtagctttACTGTGGCAATTTAGTTTTTAATcacggcctaattaggttcattagatccgtctcgcaatttacagtccatttgtgattttttttttccgactacatttaatacaccatgcaagtgatttataaaatttttggaattttgaagtttGAAACTGAACACGGCCTTAGTAGTGCCAATTGAAATTAAAATTGGCATTGAATATATGTCGGTCAGTTTTGGATTTGCTTGAACGTGTGTGGCAGGCAGAGCAGAGTGGGCGGTGGGTTGAGGGCAGGCAGGTCAAAAGTCTAAACGCGGCGTTGGTTGGCATGGCATTGGCAGCTGGGTGTTTTGCACACGGACACGGTGACGCGGCAACAACGACTTTTGAGTTTGAGTGTTGGCTGCCTGCTACGCACGTCGTCGTCTTAAATTCCTGGCTTCCCTCTCACGACGAAATTATTATTCACTACATTCTCTTCCCATGGAGGACTACATTCTCTTGGGTTTGATTAGCTAGCTCGCTGGCTCCTTGGCCTCCAAGTTAGTTTcttccaccgccggcgccgtgtatatatctctcttcttcctcacaCCGACCGACCTCTCCAGTCCTGACCTGTCCAATTAACAAGCATTCCCTTCATCAGGCTCAGCTCAGGCGATGGGACGAAGCCGTCTCTTCCAGTTGCgtggcctcctcctgctgctcctgcttACCGTCTTGGCGCCGCGGCCTTCCACCTGCGCTAGGCCTCTCAACAATAACATCATACTGATGCCTGTCGCGGCGGCTGCATCTGCAGCCACACCACCGTCCATGATGCCCAGAGAGAGAAGCAGCAGTGAGGATCAGCGTCAGCTGCCACGCACCGGCAGGAGCAGCAGCTACGAGTGGCTGCTCAACAGCAAGCCCCGGGGGAAGCCACCGCCATCAGCACCCAGCAAACGCACCAATTGACGAACAAGCTATAAGATTCATACTAAAATCCTACTGGCTGCCCTGCTCTGCTTAATTTGCAATCAAGCTGTGGCTGCAGAGAGAACCAACAAAATACTCCATCTGTTCTTTCTccccttcttttccttttcattATAGATAGCAGCTAGCATAGCGTATATCAGTATATGTATTGTTTTGTTCTTTCATTATACTATCTCGTGTCTTTTGCCTGACAGAAGAATTGATGTAAAATATATGAGTAGTACAGCTAAATACACATGTTCCTAGATCATGTACACGCATTTTTCAGTCAAATCTATTCTCCTAACATAATTCGTCCATATCTTTCTTTTTTCATATCGAATTGACTGCTCCCTTACGATACCAAGTTATCACAGCCGCaaactaaaataaaatatgatgaGATTATTAGGCAGCACAGCAGGCCAAGCCCTGCCTGCTGGAGATCTCAAGACGCATGcatgttcttgttcttggatcaAGCGAAGCGGGTCAACTACCTATTTTGACCGCTGACTTGATGGAGCAGACACCATGCCGCTTGAAAGGGGTCCATTGGCCACACCGAATCCACCGACCGGTGCAAGTCCTACGCGCTTTTGCTCTTTTTTgctttcttttttatataaaaaagtcCGGTTAATTTACACCATCCAACTATTATAAAAGTTCAATTTTCAACTTTCAAACCGAACAACAGAGGTCGTCATCTGACTGTAAATTCTTGATTTTGAAAGTGattttccattttgtgagaaataaaatattcaaatttaaaataaaaaatttataagtaattcattttaaataaaaaagaaataaaatgggtatcaaaagttttatgaaaatataaccAATAGATAGTTACtgttttagaaaacttttgaaaatCGTTTcgtatatttttatttaaaatgaattgcTAATAAATTTTATATCTTAAATtcgaatatttttaattctcacaaaatagaaaaccacctTCGAAAACACTTGAAAGGCCAATTTTGTCCGATTTTTAACAGTTGGATGGTATTTCTTATCTGGTTTTGTAGtaaaaggttgaaaatcagacttttgtgatagttcaaGGGTGTAAATAAGACGTTTTCTAAAAAAGTTATATTCCATGACATATACTCCGATGAGTATTATTGTTTTGCACTATTTCTTAAAACTATAATGTACAGGGTGATAAGTAAATTACTCCTATTATATCTTAACAAACCATACCGGCTTGACTACCTTTTTGGCATCCACACACACTAAgtaccaaaaaaagaaaaagaaaaacagattGCTCAAATTAAAACATGACGTGCTGGTGACGCTTGTCGTCTTTGCTCTGGATCCTGCCACGCGTcgacgaggaagaggaggaggtggtggtgggcgcCCGGAAGCCGATGTTCTCGACGGCGCCGACGGTGTTGAAGAAGAGGCGGCGGTTGAGCTCCTCCACCAGCGTCCGGTGCAGCAGCTGGCTCCGCATGTCCACCATCGACCTGTTCCGCGtcatcctcctccccctcccgtgCCGGTCGtcgtcctcccgccgccgcggccggccggcgtgcgGCGACATGCTgcactgccgctgctgctgctgctgccgagtcaGCAGGGAGCTGCTGCTCTCTCCTGGGCCGAATCTGGTGTTCTTGGGCTGGGCCTTTGAGGCCGTATCTCCGATGACTTGATGTGGTGACTGGGCCTCTTCTTCATTCCCTGAGGCGTAGTGCAGAGCAGAGTACTTACCAGAGTGCATGGAGCTcatgtcatcatcatcgtcgctTAAAGAAGCCAAGTACCCATACTCTACACCAAcaaagtttttgaaaaaagaagaagcacgCGTGTCAAGGCTCAATATACTAGCCTAGGAGGATATGCATGCATGATGGCTGCCTGCAACGCGACATACGCTGTCTAGCAAGAATGCAGGACAAGTGCAAAAGTCAGCAGCAGGTAGCGTGCAAAGTCCAAAACAAAAGGCATCGGCGACGCCTACGTGCAGTGTGCCCACCTAGATAGAGTGCCAAATAAGTACTACTAGTATGCATCTCGTTCAAAGCCTAGATGACGCATGGCTACTGCAGTGGCGTGCttgcaaaacaaaacaaaacagcaATCTTGTGGATAACGAGCCAGAGCCACCATAGTCAACATTTCCAAGTCCAAAGTGTCATATCTAATACACGTAAGCATCCACGTAGGTACAAAAATGAGTTAGTTGGGCCAAGATGCCCTGGCTTGCTAGGTTCCCTATATTTATGACACGTGCATTTCATGAGCTTtgttacaatgattgtaaagtaaCAATGGATacttttttcttgaatttttctcTAGCCGTTGATCAATGGAAAGTATTTACAAAaactaaattaaattagtatttggtcccatattttttaccaccaggTACTTTAGCCGAGGTACTTTAAGTTACTTGCTACCTTGATCACCGTGCGATTCTGTTATATGAACGactcttatttttttcaatcattgtaaaaattctTGCATTTCATATGTATGTTTGGACGAAATCAAATTAAACTTTGGTTCGAAAGCAATCAAAAGCATGCATACAAATCACTAATCTATGTCACAAGTTAAcactaagaagaagaagaagaagtgaaGTGCTCAATCGCAATTAAAAGATAACGTTGTTACCTTTGGACCAGGCGCTGCCTTGTGGG
The nucleotide sequence above comes from Panicum virgatum strain AP13 chromosome 3K, P.virgatum_v5, whole genome shotgun sequence. Encoded proteins:
- the LOC120696535 gene encoding protein GRAVITROPIC IN THE LIGHT 1-like translates to MLARLKAVTRPMDSATPRTSAATPTCTVPGLLAGLTKLCKLTKVCAAPALDDETKSQLGTCGGYDQRLLLIRLFEAVGSLKSAYIKLPRAYIPYDPAKIAFADEIITSELDSVTALQRLCSWSCGIGSLVNERWSLVQELEAETRKRGSDIVVLKRELEALQRENSRLNRQIKSEKLSSSKQKSDKGSVVPKELATATPSTVLEVFKVASASVHDFAELIATSMMQASSDNCTVKDAAVEQSWTWRRCSLEAHLSRTMLVGAIITGTEEEEEEDGDTKWLKMSGGRFDRIMRFCDPLDALMQYPISGFSRFCRSRYLAAVPAETEAAVFRNLDQRAFVARGRTWFYRAFATMARSAWALRAATARCLEHGVHGVRMLYARRGSEYAEELMESVAAPAYGVGEGEGDTDTEEKLSVAFTVTPGVKVGATVVACRVLLRQCRHQEGFLQIQ